The following coding sequences are from one Eleginops maclovinus isolate JMC-PN-2008 ecotype Puerto Natales chromosome 13, JC_Emac_rtc_rv5, whole genome shotgun sequence window:
- the fam221a gene encoding protein FAM221A, whose product MERICVDKSALQAVDDYCEYRRLVGDDDGGKLFTPEEYEEYKRKLLPQRLNNRLYVSFGVPGGIDCKLIGPETQCFCTHRYKQHKTDFEVVPSQRPLVLPCQVRGCHCSAYQYVPQIGLIPVRCRCKHFPQDHSEATDHLCNKCSSCSGFNSSYTCGCGQPSSAHQTLVETKLEREARGQPIGKDVPYAAMGGLTGYSSLLDGYLALEASGSDPETEDGCQQRCAASRIKKTSTGASGSIHCKERPTHIEMQLFS is encoded by the exons ATGGAGAGAATCTGTGTCGATAAATCAGCTTTACAAGCAGTGGATGACTACTGTGAGTACAGAAG ACTTGTGGGTGATGATGATGGAGGGAAACTGTTCACTCCAGAGGAATATGAGGAGTACAAGAGGAAACTACTCCCTCAGCGGCTGAATAACAGGCTGTATGTGAGCTTTGGGGTTCCAGGAGGTATCGACTGCAAACTCATTGGTCCTGAGACTCAGTGCTTCTGCACACATAG GTACAAGCAACATAAGACCGACTTTGAAGTGGTTCCCTCTCAGCGACCCCTGGTCCTACCATGCCAGGTCAGAGGATGTCATTGTTCTGCTTACCAGTATGTTCCCCAGATTGGGCTGATACCTGTCCGCTGCAGGTGTAAACACTTTCCCCAGGATCACAGTGAAGCTACAGACCACTTGTGCAATAAAT gtAGCTCATGTTCTGGGTTCAACAGCTCATACACCTGTGGGTGTGGCCAGCCTAGTTCTGCCCATCAGACCCTG GTTGAGACAAAACTAGAGAGGGAGGCTCGTGGTCAGCCTATAGGCAAAGATGTCCCTTATGCTGCCATGGGGGGGTTAACGGGGTACAGCTCCCTGTTGGATGGTTACCTCGCTTTGGAAGCCAGTGGCTCAG ATCCAGAAACAGAAGATGGCTGCCAGCAGAGATGCGCTGCCtcaaggataaaaaaaacatctactgGAGCATCTGGCTCTATTCACTGTAAGGAGAGACCAACACACATTGAAATGCAACTCTTCTCATAG
- the ccdc126 gene encoding coiled-coil domain-containing protein 126, whose protein sequence is MLGTFLRRNMSQKLSVLLMVFGLAWGLMLLRYTVQQPRHQSSAQLREQILELSRRYVKVLTEENQNAPGGPQGTSMAGYADLKRTIAVLLDDILTRLIKLEGKIDLAVNSSSTNTSHTAGGILDSAAAALQKSSKLESPGSHPGRSRLHPHIPNRPRPHQGA, encoded by the exons ATGCTGGGTACATTCCTGCGGAGGAACATGTCTCAGAAGCTGAGTGTGCTGCTGATGGTATTCGGCCTGGCGTGGGGACTTATGCTGTTACGCTACACTGTGCAGCAGCCACGCCATCAGAGCAGCGCCCAGTTACGTGAGCAGATCCTGGAGCTCAGCCGACGATATGTCAAGGTGCTGACAGAGGAGAACCAGAATGCACCAGGAGGGCCGCAGGGAACCTCCATGGCTGGTTATG CTGATCTGAAGAGGACTATCGCTGTGCTACTGGACGACATTTTGACACGGCTGATCAAACTTGAGGGGAAAATTGACTTGGCGGTCAATTCCTCTTCCACTAACACCTCCCACACAGCAGGGGGCATACTTGACTCTGCGGCCGCCGCCCTACAGAAGTCCTCAAAGCTGGAGTCACCTGGCAGCCACCCAGGGAGGTCCCGCCTTCACCCACACATCCCTAATAGGCCTCGGCCACACCAAGGAGCATAG
- the tra2a gene encoding LOW QUALITY PROTEIN: transformer-2 protein homolog alpha (The sequence of the model RefSeq protein was modified relative to this genomic sequence to represent the inferred CDS: inserted 2 bases in 1 codon), producing the protein MSDIEDGNYEGRASRSPSKSDRGSPVRAKSGSRSGSQSPARASKRSESRSRSRSKSRSRSRRHSNRRYSRSRSRSHSHRRKSRSRTYSPEYRRKKSPSASPMSKRGRHSGNKSHDFPKEANSQGADGDVRANPDPSKCLGVFGLSLYTTERDLREVFSRYGPLAGVNVVYDQRTGRSRGFAFVYFERIDDSKEAMEQANGMELDGRRIRVDFSITKRAHTPTPGIYMGRPTHNGGSSSGGGGGGGGGGGSSRDGGRXDGGGRDGGGRDGGRDGGRDGGRDGGGSRRGRDSHYDRGYERGYDRYEEYDYRYSRRRSPSPYYNRYRSRSRSRSYSPRRY; encoded by the exons ATGAGTGATATTGAGGATGGAAACTACGAGGGACGG GCATCACGCTCCCCATCTAAATCGGATCGTGGGAGTCCGGTTAGGGCCAAGTCGGGAAGCAGGTCCGGCTCCCAGAGCCCAGCCCGGGCCTCCAAACGCTCCGAGTCCAGATCCCGCTCCCGATCAAAATCTAG GTCTCGTTCTAGGCGCCACTCAAACCGCCGCTATAGCCGCTCACGCTCTCGGTCCCATTCCCACCGGAGGAAGTCCCGCTCTCGCACCTACAGCCCGGAGTACCGCCGCAAGAAGAGCCCCAGCGCTTCCCCCATGTCCAAAAGGGGCCGTCATTCTGGCAACAAG AGCCATGACTTCCCAAAAGAAGCAAACAGTCAAGGCGCAGATGGCGACGTTAGG GCGAACCCTGACCCCAGCAAATGTTTGGGAGTGTTTGGCCTGAGCCTGTACACCACAGAGAGGGACCTCAGGGAGGTGTTTTCACGCTACGGTCCTTTGGCCGGGGTCAACGTGGTGTACGACCAGCGCACAGGACGCTCCCGAGGCTTTGCCTTCGTTTACTTCGAGAGAATTGACGATTCGAAAGAG GCGATGGAGCAAGCCAATGGCATGGAGCTGGACGGGAGGCGCATCAGAGTGGACTTTTCCATTACTAAGCGTGCTCACACCCCCACACCAGGCATCTACATGGGCCGACCAACTCA taacgGCGGCAGCAGCAGTGGTGGGGGTGGCGgcggcggtggtggtggtggaagcAGCAGGGACGGCGGAAG AGACGGCGGCGGAAGGGACGGCGGCGGAAGAGACGGCGGAAGGGACGGCGGCAGGGACGGCGGCAGGGACGGCGGCGGcagcaggagggggagagacTCGCATTACGACCGTGGCTATGAGCGTGGCTACGACAGATATGAAGAGTACGATTATAGGTACAG TCGCAGACGATCTCCATCACCGTACTACAATCGATACAGGTCTCGCTCAAGGTCTCGCTCCTACAGCCCAC ggAGATACTAA